The Malus domestica chromosome 06, GDT2T_hap1 genome has a segment encoding these proteins:
- the LOC103443463 gene encoding uncharacterized protein isoform X3, with protein sequence MESWKREAEIWKVWLILCKFNIRQVYNRRISNSKISNAVVGVDRKDLMRKLSKFIYEEEKALEFSSATISYLQSEEELSRLQD encoded by the exons ATGGAGTCGTGGAAAAGAGAAGCTGAAATCTGGAAAGTCTG GctaattttatgcaaattcaATATTAGACAAGTGTACAACAGACGGATCTCTAATTCAAAG ATAAGCAATGCTGTAGTGGGAGTCGACCGAAAAGACTTGATGAGGAAGCTATCAAAATTTATTTATGAGGAAGAGAAAGCTCTTGAG TTTAGTTCGGCCACCATCTCTTATCTGCAAAGCGAAGAAGAACTCAGCAGATT gcAAGACTGA
- the LOC103443463 gene encoding uncharacterized protein isoform X2, producing the protein MESWKREAEIWKVWLILCKFNIRQVYNRRISNSKISNAVVGVDRKDLMRKLSKFIYEEEKALEFSSATISYLQSEEELSRLYVTPPQYFLQD; encoded by the exons ATGGAGTCGTGGAAAAGAGAAGCTGAAATCTGGAAAGTCTG GctaattttatgcaaattcaATATTAGACAAGTGTACAACAGACGGATCTCTAATTCAAAG ATAAGCAATGCTGTAGTGGGAGTCGACCGAAAAGACTTGATGAGGAAGCTATCAAAATTTATTTATGAGGAAGAGAAAGCTCTTGAG TTTAGTTCGGCCACCATCTCTTATCTGCAAAGCGAAGAAGAACTCAGCAGATTGTATGTTACTCCTCCCCAATATTTTCT gcAAGACTGA
- the LOC103443463 gene encoding uncharacterized protein isoform X1, whose product MESWKREAEIWKVWLILCKFNIRQVYNRRISNSKISNAVVGVDRKDLMRKLSKFIYEEEKALELSHREYIWGPTIPVLSFQCAVERQGSVNRSKFRIFVWPPLTKCVDAQNPMDLGPT is encoded by the exons ATGGAGTCGTGGAAAAGAGAAGCTGAAATCTGGAAAGTCTG GctaattttatgcaaattcaATATTAGACAAGTGTACAACAGACGGATCTCTAATTCAAAG ATAAGCAATGCTGTAGTGGGAGTCGACCGAAAAGACTTGATGAGGAAGCTATCAAAATTTATTTATGAGGAAGAGAAAGCTCTTGAG CTTTCGCATAGAGAGTACATTTGGGGTCCTACAATTCCTGTGTTGAGCTTCCAGTGCGCAGTTGAGAGACAGGGAAGTGTGAATAGATCAAAGTTTAGGATTTTTGTTTGGCCACCATTGACGaagtgtgttgatgcacaaaatccgatggatcttggaccaacgtaa